From Salinicoccus roseus, one genomic window encodes:
- a CDS encoding citrate synthase, whose protein sequence is MSDKKGLEGIVAAESRISSIIGSQLTYCGYEIDDLAENALFEEVVFLLWNDRLPNQSELDDFQAKLFEHMTLNPRVYTHFEEYAADKVHPMTGIRTALSYLAHFDPNAEDMSEEANQEKAIRIQAKVASLVSAFSRIRNGQEVVKPKEGLSYAANFLYMLNGEEPNDTEVEAMNKALVLHADHELNASTFTARVCVATLSDVYSGVTAAAGALKGPLHGGANERVMKMLSEIDSSDDVEDYLKEKFENKEKIMGMGHRVYKEGDPRAKYLRDMSKKLTEQIGEPDLYEKSIKIAEIVEKEKGLLPNVDFFSASVYHSLGIDHDLFTPIFAMSRVSGWLAHILEQYQDNRLIRPRAEYVGQTDRKYEPIEER, encoded by the coding sequence ATGTCTGACAAAAAAGGTTTAGAAGGTATTGTAGCGGCCGAGTCCCGCATCAGCTCCATCATTGGTTCACAGCTGACTTATTGTGGCTATGAAATCGATGACCTTGCTGAAAATGCATTGTTCGAGGAAGTCGTCTTCCTGCTTTGGAACGATAGGCTCCCGAACCAATCAGAACTGGATGATTTCCAGGCGAAACTATTCGAGCATATGACACTCAACCCGAGAGTCTACACTCATTTCGAAGAATATGCTGCAGATAAGGTCCACCCGATGACGGGCATCCGTACTGCACTGTCATACCTTGCGCATTTCGACCCGAATGCTGAAGATATGAGCGAAGAGGCGAACCAGGAAAAGGCGATCCGCATCCAGGCGAAGGTTGCATCCCTCGTTTCTGCATTCTCAAGGATCCGCAACGGTCAGGAAGTCGTGAAGCCGAAGGAAGGCCTGAGCTATGCAGCCAACTTCCTGTATATGCTTAATGGGGAAGAACCGAATGACACTGAAGTTGAAGCGATGAACAAGGCGCTTGTACTTCACGCGGACCATGAGCTGAATGCCTCCACATTCACTGCACGTGTATGTGTAGCGACATTGTCCGATGTATATTCCGGTGTTACTGCGGCAGCCGGTGCCTTGAAGGGGCCGCTCCATGGTGGCGCCAACGAACGTGTGATGAAGATGCTTTCTGAAATCGACTCCTCTGACGATGTGGAAGACTACCTCAAAGAGAAATTCGAGAACAAGGAAAAAATCATGGGCATGGGCCACCGTGTATACAAAGAAGGGGATCCACGCGCCAAATACTTGAGGGACATGTCCAAGAAGCTGACAGAACAGATCGGCGAACCGGACCTCTACGAAAAGTCCATCAAGATAGCTGAAATCGTAGAGAAGGAGAAAGGGCTCCTTCCAAACGTCGACTTCTTCAGTGCATCCGTCTATCACTCGCTCGGCATCGATCACGACCTGTTTACACCGATCTTTGCGATGAGCCGTGTTTCCGGATGGCTTGCACACATCCTTGAACAGTATCAGGACAACCGTCTGATCAGGCCAAGAGCAGAATATGTTGGCCAGACTGACAGGAAATACGAACCGATTGAAGAAAGATAA
- the icd gene encoding NADP-dependent isocitrate dehydrogenase: MASQKITTDNGVLNVPDQPVIPFIEGDGIGPDIWSAASKVLDAAVEKAYDGKKGIEWKEVLAGQKAYDKTGEWLPQETLDTIDEYLLAIKGPLTTPIGGGIRSLNVALRQELDLFTCLRPVRYFEGVPSPLKRPEETDMVIFRENTEDIYAGIEFQEGTDDVKKVIDFLQNEMGAKNIRFPETSGIGIKPVSKEGTERLVRSAINYAIDNNRPSVTLVHKGNIMKFTEGAFKAWGYDLAEREFGDKVFTWKEYDKIVEDEGREAADKAQSEAEAAGRIVIKDAIADIFLQQILTRPKDFGVVATMNLNGDYVSDALAAQVGGIGIAPGANINYETGHAIFEATHGTAPKYAGQDKVNPSSVILSGVLMLEHIGWQEAADLITKSMEKTIASKVVTYDFARLMDGATEVKCSEFGDELIKNM, encoded by the coding sequence ATGGCTAGTCAAAAAATCACTACAGACAACGGGGTACTCAACGTACCGGATCAACCTGTCATTCCATTCATCGAAGGGGACGGCATCGGCCCTGACATCTGGAGCGCAGCAAGCAAAGTGCTTGATGCAGCAGTTGAGAAAGCATACGACGGCAAAAAAGGCATCGAATGGAAGGAAGTTCTTGCGGGACAGAAAGCCTACGACAAGACTGGCGAATGGCTGCCGCAGGAAACGCTCGATACAATCGATGAATACCTGCTGGCCATCAAAGGCCCATTGACAACGCCAATCGGCGGCGGCATCCGTTCCCTCAACGTTGCGTTGAGACAGGAATTGGATCTCTTCACTTGCCTTCGTCCGGTAAGGTATTTCGAAGGCGTACCTTCCCCGCTGAAGCGTCCGGAAGAGACTGACATGGTCATTTTCCGTGAAAACACTGAAGATATCTATGCGGGCATTGAATTCCAGGAAGGTACTGATGATGTCAAGAAAGTCATCGATTTCCTGCAGAATGAAATGGGTGCAAAAAATATCCGTTTCCCTGAAACTTCCGGAATCGGCATCAAGCCAGTATCCAAAGAAGGAACGGAAAGGCTCGTCCGCTCTGCGATCAACTATGCGATCGACAACAACCGTCCGTCTGTAACGCTTGTCCACAAAGGGAACATCATGAAGTTCACTGAAGGGGCATTCAAGGCATGGGGCTATGACCTCGCTGAGCGCGAATTCGGAGATAAGGTCTTCACATGGAAAGAATATGACAAGATCGTCGAAGATGAAGGCAGAGAAGCAGCTGACAAAGCGCAGTCTGAAGCTGAAGCAGCAGGCAGGATCGTCATCAAGGACGCAATTGCAGACATCTTCCTGCAGCAGATCCTCACACGTCCGAAAGATTTCGGTGTCGTAGCAACGATGAACCTGAACGGCGACTATGTTTCTGATGCACTTGCAGCGCAAGTCGGCGGAATCGGCATTGCACCTGGTGCAAACATCAACTACGAGACTGGCCATGCCATCTTCGAGGCGACACATGGTACTGCACCTAAATATGCAGGACAAGATAAGGTGAACCCTTCTTCAGTCATCCTCTCCGGCGTATTGATGCTTGAGCATATCGGATGGCAGGAAGCAGCCGACCTCATCACCAAATCAATGGAGAAGACGATTGCTTCCAAAGTGGTCACTTACGACTTTGCACGTCTGATGGATGGCGCAACAGAAGTGAAATGTTCCGAATTCGGAGATGAACTGATCAAAAACATGTAA
- the mdh gene encoding malate dehydrogenase, protein MTRSVDSMNRKKISVIGAGFTGATTAFIAASKALGDVVLVDVPQAEDPTRGKALDMSEAAPVLGVDVDITGTCDYEDTKDSDIVIITAGIARKPGMSRDDLVKTNQKVMSAVTRDIVKYSPDCSILVLTNPVDAMTYTVYKESGFPKNRVIGQSGVLDTARFRTFIAEELKLSVQDVQGFVLGGHGDDMVPLIRYSNVGGVPLTSLLSQDKIDAIIERTRKGGAEIVNLLGSGSAYYAPAAALVEMAEAILSDQKRVLPAIAYLEGEYGYEDIYLGVPTVLGAEGIERIIELELTDEEKSELDKSRDSVTNVMNMLK, encoded by the coding sequence ATGACAAGGAGCGTGGACAGCATGAACAGGAAGAAGATTTCAGTCATCGGTGCCGGTTTCACCGGTGCCACGACAGCTTTCATCGCTGCATCAAAAGCATTGGGTGATGTTGTACTGGTTGATGTCCCACAGGCAGAAGACCCGACCCGGGGCAAGGCGTTGGATATGTCTGAAGCGGCACCTGTACTCGGTGTGGATGTGGATATTACAGGTACGTGCGACTATGAAGACACAAAAGACTCCGACATCGTCATCATCACAGCAGGCATAGCAAGAAAGCCGGGCATGAGCAGGGATGATCTTGTGAAGACCAACCAGAAGGTGATGTCTGCGGTCACACGTGACATCGTCAAATATTCACCGGACTGCTCAATCCTCGTCCTGACCAACCCGGTGGATGCCATGACCTATACTGTATACAAGGAGTCGGGCTTCCCTAAGAACAGGGTGATCGGCCAATCCGGTGTTCTTGACACGGCAAGGTTCAGAACATTCATCGCCGAAGAGCTGAAGCTCTCCGTGCAGGATGTGCAGGGCTTCGTGCTCGGCGGCCATGGTGATGATATGGTGCCATTGATACGCTATTCAAACGTAGGGGGCGTCCCTCTTACAAGCCTGCTTAGCCAGGATAAGATCGATGCCATCATCGAACGTACACGGAAGGGTGGGGCGGAAATCGTCAACCTGCTGGGCAGTGGTTCTGCATATTATGCGCCTGCCGCAGCTCTTGTGGAAATGGCCGAAGCCATCCTTTCGGATCAGAAACGCGTACTTCCGGCAATCGCATACCTTGAAGGTGAGTACGGCTATGAGGACATCTATCTCGGAGTGCCTACAGTGCTTGGTGCAGAGGGTATCGAGCGCATCATTGAACTGGAACTGACCGACGAAGAAAAGAGCGAGCTGGATAAATCCAGGGACTCTGTGACGAATGTCATGAACATGTTGAAATAA
- a CDS encoding AbgT family transporter, which produces MENGRKKNGIFQKFLDFVEWLGNKLPHPVTLFALLAALTLVASAVLAMFEITVEHPGEDQETVSINNLLDSEGISYIFSSMTDNFINFAPLGVVLVTMLGIGVAERSGLISAALRGFVLSIPKQLITAGLVFAGIMSSLASDAGYVVLPPLGAVLFLALGRHPLAGLAAAFAGVSAGFSANLLLSGTDAMLAELSIAAASVIDPQYAEGMNVAMNYFFIAASVFLLTLVGWFVSDKIVEPRLGKFNPQNGDSTAVENTDDMNPLKPVEKKGLIWAIVSAVVGIGLALLLVVLPNSPMRGDDSIGSYMDTIVQSPFMSDGLVPVIAILFFIPGLVYGLITRSIKNDKDVANQMTETMAAMGMFIVLAFTAGQFVAYFAESNIGLVIGVYGAELLEALNLTGIPLIIGFMFVTAVVNLFIGSASAKWAMMAPIFVPIMMQLGYSPELTTMAYRVADSSTNIITPLMTYFAIIIAFAQQYDKNIGIGTLISVMLPYSIFFFVTWALMLIVWMLFGIPLGPNAPIEYTG; this is translated from the coding sequence ATGGAAAATGGTAGGAAGAAAAATGGTATTTTTCAGAAATTTCTTGATTTTGTAGAGTGGCTTGGCAATAAGCTGCCTCACCCGGTAACCCTGTTTGCGCTGCTTGCAGCGTTGACTCTGGTAGCATCCGCCGTTTTGGCGATGTTCGAGATTACGGTGGAACACCCGGGAGAAGATCAGGAAACTGTTTCAATCAACAATCTGCTGGACAGTGAAGGAATAAGCTACATATTCTCAAGCATGACCGACAACTTCATCAATTTTGCGCCGCTTGGCGTAGTACTTGTCACGATGCTTGGGATAGGTGTTGCTGAAAGGTCCGGACTGATCAGTGCTGCATTGCGCGGCTTCGTGCTGTCCATACCGAAGCAGCTGATCACTGCCGGGCTGGTATTTGCCGGCATCATGTCATCGCTTGCATCTGATGCAGGATATGTCGTGCTGCCGCCGCTTGGGGCGGTGCTGTTCCTCGCGCTGGGAAGGCATCCGCTGGCAGGACTTGCAGCAGCATTTGCCGGTGTTTCTGCCGGCTTCTCTGCCAACCTGCTCCTCAGCGGAACAGACGCGATGCTTGCGGAACTTTCGATCGCAGCTGCATCAGTCATAGATCCCCAATATGCAGAGGGCATGAACGTGGCGATGAACTACTTCTTCATTGCAGCGAGTGTGTTCCTGCTCACGCTTGTAGGGTGGTTCGTCTCAGATAAGATCGTCGAGCCGAGGCTTGGAAAGTTTAATCCACAGAACGGCGATTCGACTGCAGTGGAGAACACTGATGATATGAACCCGCTCAAACCTGTCGAGAAGAAAGGTCTGATCTGGGCAATCGTTTCAGCGGTTGTGGGCATTGGACTCGCACTGCTTCTCGTCGTACTGCCGAACTCACCGATGCGCGGTGACGATTCAATCGGCAGCTACATGGACACCATCGTCCAATCACCATTCATGAGTGATGGGCTGGTGCCGGTCATTGCGATCCTCTTCTTCATACCGGGGCTCGTCTATGGACTGATCACACGCAGCATCAAGAACGACAAAGATGTCGCCAACCAGATGACCGAAACGATGGCTGCCATGGGCATGTTCATCGTCCTGGCATTCACTGCCGGACAGTTCGTTGCATACTTCGCAGAATCCAACATCGGCCTCGTAATCGGCGTGTATGGTGCAGAGCTGCTTGAAGCACTCAACCTTACCGGCATTCCATTGATCATCGGCTTCATGTTCGTAACGGCCGTGGTCAACCTCTTCATCGGAAGTGCCAGCGCCAAATGGGCGATGATGGCACCGATATTCGTGCCGATCATGATGCAGCTCGGATATTCTCCGGAACTGACGACCATGGCATACCGTGTTGCGGATTCATCCACGAACATCATCACACCACTGATGACATACTTTGCGATCATCATCGCCTTTGCCCAGCAGTACGATAAGAACATCGGAATTGGTACACTGATTTCCGTCATGCTGCCATATTCCATCTTCTTCTTCGTTACATGGGCACTCATGCTCATCGTATGGATGCTTTTCGGAATTCCGCTCGGACCGAATGCACCAATCGAATATACCGGATAA
- the polA gene encoding DNA polymerase I, whose amino-acid sequence MKKLILIDGNSVAFRAFYGLPLLSNQSGLHTNAIFGYARLLEKLIADEAPTHFLVAFDAGKSTFRHKQYEEYKGGRQKMPPELGEQLAPIRRLIDAYGIKRYELDEYEADDIIGTMSRKADEEGFETIIITGDRDLTQLASANTVIYYTKKGISDIDKYTPEYIEEIYGLDPEQIVDLKGLMGDKSDNIPGVPGVGEKTALKLLKNHGSVEEVLEHLDEVKGKKLKENLTAHKEDALMSKSLATIHRAVPVDFGMDDLKFTNDNEQEKYELFKELEFDSLLKNMEASETEDKVEFSDERVTDMEALREDISFHLEVRADNYLVHKPEYVAATDGERTFVSHMDDVDPGQLESFLESRSTINVYDIKRQMGLLRHLDIHFQDFDHDIMLGSFLLDPSKKIIDVAETAAQFNINIDSDDYHYGKGRNAKEPTGEAHFKFLNDKVMAVHNVRNKMDTSLAEDEMLDLWKDLEIPLAKVLSEMEYRGIRVDASRLKEMESGIKERLEEIEERIYTLAGEEFNINSPKQLGHILFEKLELPVIKKTKTGYSTAVDVLEELQDKHEIIKYLLDYRTLAKLQSTYVVGLQGEIKEDSKIHTRFNQTLAQTGRLSSVEPNLQNIPIRIDEGRRIRKAFVPKDDAHVLLALDYSQIELRVLAHITGDETMTSAFTSDTDIHTKTAMEVFNVEREDVTSEMRRNAKAVNFGIVYGISDYGLSQNLGITRKEAKTFIDNYLDSFPEVKGFMKSIVQDAKRDGYVKTLLNRRRYIPDIHSRNFNARSFAERTAMNSPIQGSAADIIKLAMVKYEQSEAAQKFNAELLLQIHDELIFDIPRDEVEDFIPVIKEIMENAMELRVPLKVDYGYGNDWYEVK is encoded by the coding sequence ATGAAGAAACTGATTCTGATAGATGGAAACAGCGTCGCTTTCCGTGCATTCTATGGACTGCCGCTGTTGAGCAACCAGAGCGGCCTGCATACGAATGCCATTTTCGGCTACGCAAGGCTTTTGGAGAAATTGATTGCAGATGAGGCACCCACCCATTTCCTCGTTGCCTTCGATGCAGGAAAATCAACTTTCCGGCATAAGCAGTACGAAGAGTACAAGGGGGGCAGGCAGAAGATGCCGCCTGAACTGGGTGAACAGCTCGCCCCGATCCGCAGACTGATCGATGCGTACGGCATCAAAAGGTATGAACTGGACGAATATGAAGCGGACGACATCATCGGTACCATGAGCAGGAAAGCGGATGAAGAAGGCTTCGAAACGATCATCATCACCGGAGACAGGGACCTCACCCAGCTGGCCAGTGCCAATACGGTCATCTATTATACGAAGAAGGGCATATCGGATATCGATAAATACACCCCGGAATATATCGAGGAGATATATGGACTCGATCCGGAACAGATCGTCGATCTGAAGGGCCTGATGGGGGACAAGTCCGATAATATACCTGGCGTGCCGGGCGTAGGCGAAAAGACGGCGCTTAAACTGCTCAAGAATCATGGCAGTGTGGAAGAAGTGCTGGAGCATCTGGATGAAGTCAAAGGGAAGAAGCTCAAGGAGAACCTCACTGCACACAAAGAGGATGCACTGATGAGCAAATCCCTCGCTACCATCCACCGTGCCGTGCCCGTCGATTTCGGAATGGACGACCTGAAATTCACTAATGATAATGAACAGGAGAAGTATGAACTCTTCAAGGAGCTTGAGTTCGACTCCCTGCTCAAGAACATGGAAGCCAGTGAAACGGAAGACAAGGTCGAGTTTTCCGACGAACGTGTGACGGACATGGAGGCGCTTCGGGAGGATATATCCTTCCATCTGGAAGTGCGGGCGGACAACTACCTGGTCCACAAGCCGGAATATGTTGCGGCCACCGATGGTGAACGCACTTTCGTCAGCCATATGGATGATGTGGATCCAGGGCAGCTTGAAAGTTTCCTTGAGTCTAGAAGCACGATCAATGTGTATGACATCAAGCGCCAGATGGGTCTTCTCAGGCACCTGGACATCCATTTTCAGGATTTCGATCATGACATCATGCTGGGCAGCTTCCTGCTTGATCCGTCCAAGAAGATCATCGACGTAGCAGAGACGGCGGCCCAGTTCAACATCAATATAGACAGTGATGACTATCACTACGGCAAGGGACGCAATGCCAAGGAACCGACGGGGGAGGCGCATTTCAAGTTCCTGAATGACAAGGTCATGGCTGTGCATAACGTGAGGAACAAAATGGATACTTCATTGGCAGAGGATGAAATGCTCGATCTGTGGAAAGATCTCGAAATTCCCCTGGCCAAAGTCCTTTCCGAGATGGAATACCGCGGCATCAGGGTGGATGCTTCACGCCTCAAGGAAATGGAGTCGGGAATAAAGGAACGGCTCGAGGAAATAGAAGAACGGATTTATACACTTGCAGGTGAGGAATTCAACATCAACTCGCCGAAGCAGCTCGGCCACATCCTTTTTGAAAAGCTGGAGCTTCCGGTCATCAAAAAGACGAAGACGGGCTATTCGACAGCAGTCGATGTACTGGAAGAGCTTCAGGATAAGCATGAGATCATCAAATATCTCCTGGATTACCGGACCCTCGCAAAACTCCAGTCCACCTACGTCGTCGGGCTCCAGGGGGAGATAAAGGAAGATTCGAAGATCCACACGCGCTTCAACCAGACGCTGGCACAGACGGGCCGTCTGTCATCCGTGGAACCGAACCTCCAGAACATACCCATCCGTATAGATGAGGGCAGGCGGATCAGGAAGGCATTCGTCCCAAAGGATGATGCGCACGTACTGCTGGCGCTCGACTATTCTCAGATTGAACTGCGGGTGCTTGCACACATCACAGGGGACGAGACGATGACAAGCGCATTTACGAGTGATACTGACATCCACACAAAAACGGCAATGGAAGTCTTCAATGTGGAGCGTGAGGATGTCACATCCGAGATGCGGCGGAACGCCAAGGCCGTGAATTTCGGCATCGTCTACGGCATCAGCGATTATGGTCTCAGCCAGAACCTCGGCATCACACGCAAGGAGGCCAAGACGTTCATCGACAATTACCTGGATTCCTTCCCTGAGGTGAAGGGCTTCATGAAGTCCATCGTACAGGATGCCAAACGCGACGGTTATGTGAAGACCCTGCTCAATCGCAGGAGATATATCCCGGATATACACAGCCGCAATTTCAATGCGAGAAGCTTTGCGGAACGGACGGCCATGAATTCGCCGATACAGGGAAGTGCGGCGGACATCATCAAACTCGCCATGGTCAAGTACGAACAATCGGAAGCAGCACAGAAATTCAACGCCGAATTATTGCTCCAGATCCACGATGAGCTGATCTTCGACATTCCAAGAGATGAAGTGGAAGATTTCATTCCGGTCATCAAGGAAATCATGGAGAATGCGATGGAACTCCGGGTTCCGCTCAAAGTGGATTATGGATATGGCAATGATTGGTACGAAGTGAAGTAG
- the mutM gene encoding bifunctional DNA-formamidopyrimidine glycosylase/DNA-(apurinic or apyrimidinic site) lyase yields the protein MPELPEVELVRRSLEKEVEGAAIEAVAFSDFVKKGHATSRKTIVKQELDAFSRNVEGATISKVGRRGKYLYFIMEKTGGIFHMISHLGMSGAFFVTDSIDGITDSNYRKHWQVAFRLQDGRTLSYCDIRRFGEMLTIGRMADFPPFNRMAVEYTHPDSLPDFIDRVRAPANRKKAIKAVIMDSTVIPGVGNIYASEALFASGILPTRKAGNVSVKRLMALHKAIAEVFDLSIESGGSTISDYRGVSGEKGSMQDRFHIYQKKSCSSCGGPVKTKTIATRNTFYCTKCQR from the coding sequence ATGCCGGAATTACCGGAAGTGGAACTGGTGCGGCGGTCCTTGGAGAAGGAGGTCGAAGGTGCAGCCATCGAGGCGGTCGCCTTTTCGGACTTCGTGAAGAAGGGCCACGCAACCAGTCGAAAGACAATTGTAAAACAGGAACTTGATGCCTTCAGCAGAAATGTCGAAGGGGCGACGATAAGCAAAGTCGGCAGGCGTGGAAAATATTTGTATTTCATCATGGAGAAAACCGGCGGCATTTTCCATATGATCTCCCACCTCGGCATGTCCGGTGCGTTCTTCGTCACAGACTCGATCGACGGGATAACAGACAGCAACTACAGGAAGCATTGGCAGGTCGCCTTCAGGCTTCAGGATGGACGCACCTTATCCTATTGCGACATCAGACGATTCGGGGAGATGCTGACGATCGGCAGGATGGCGGACTTCCCGCCGTTCAACCGCATGGCGGTTGAATACACCCACCCGGACAGCCTCCCCGACTTCATCGACAGGGTGCGGGCGCCGGCCAACAGGAAGAAGGCGATCAAAGCGGTGATCATGGACAGCACCGTGATACCGGGAGTCGGAAACATCTATGCCTCAGAAGCCCTGTTTGCTTCAGGGATACTGCCGACGAGGAAAGCCGGGAACGTCTCAGTGAAGCGGCTGATGGCACTCCATAAGGCGATTGCAGAAGTATTCGACCTTTCCATAGAAAGCGGCGGCTCCACCATATCCGACTACCGGGGCGTGTCGGGGGAGAAGGGGAGCATGCAGGACCGTTTCCATATCTATCAGAAGAAATCCTGTTCCTCGTGCGGCGGACCGGTCAAGACGAAGACGATCGCAACACGGAACACATTCTACTGTACCAAATGCCAGAGGTGA
- the coaE gene encoding dephospho-CoA kinase (Dephospho-CoA kinase (CoaE) performs the final step in coenzyme A biosynthesis.), whose product MNYVIGLTGGIASGKSTASDYIRSKGYPVLDADTYAKKATAKGGPAYQGIINHFGAELLQDDGEIDRRKLGAIVFNDDGERKVLNQLVHPEVRRMMDADKDRLAEEGHVFLDIPLLFENGLDRQCDITLTVYVDQETQIERLMERNGFSHSEALSRINSQMPLSEKRDRSDEVLDNSGSKNELYAQIEDFLANIEK is encoded by the coding sequence ATGAATTATGTAATCGGTCTGACAGGCGGGATTGCCAGCGGCAAATCCACCGCCTCGGACTATATCAGATCAAAAGGATATCCGGTCCTCGATGCGGATACCTATGCGAAGAAGGCAACCGCCAAGGGCGGACCCGCATATCAGGGGATCATCAATCATTTCGGCGCAGAACTCCTGCAGGATGACGGGGAGATCGACCGGCGGAAACTGGGGGCCATCGTCTTCAATGATGACGGAGAGAGGAAGGTCCTGAACCAGCTGGTGCATCCGGAAGTGCGGCGGATGATGGATGCAGACAAAGATCGTCTGGCTGAAGAGGGCCATGTATTCCTCGATATCCCGCTGCTTTTCGAAAATGGACTGGACCGTCAATGTGACATCACATTGACGGTATATGTGGATCAGGAGACACAGATTGAAAGGCTGATGGAAAGGAACGGGTTCTCCCATTCCGAAGCCCTGTCCAGGATAAACAGTCAGATGCCGCTTTCCGAGAAGCGTGACAGAAGTGATGAAGTACTTGACAACAGTGGTTCAAAAAATGAGCTGTATGCGCAGATTGAAGACTTTTTGGCGAACATTGAAAAGTAG